A segment of the bacterium genome:
GAGCATCCCCTACCCCAACGTGGCGGCATACATCACCTCCGTGCTGACCAACCAGACCTACGGGAACCTCCTCGCGGTCGGCCAGCTCACCATGGCGATCTGCACCAACATCGCCGGCGTCTGGACCCAGTCCTACACGGCCGGTCTGACGTTCGGGGCTACCGAGTTTACGATCCCGACGAAGAGCTACACGGTCTGCGACAGCACCGCCACGAACTCCGCGAACTACATGGCGCACTGGAACCCCGGCGCCACCGTGCCGCTCACGCTCAACTCCACCTATCAAAATAGCCCGATCCTGGTCCCCGGCGCCGTCGTGATGAACCAGTCCGTCACCTATTCCGGCGTGGGCACGTTTGTCGTGGAGACCCTGGGCGGAGGCAGCGGCATCACGGTGAATGCCGGCCAGGTCCTGTCCTCCAACCCCGCGAGCAACAGCAGCGGCTCGAACCCCTGCAGCTATCCCAATCCCTCGTCGATGCCGCAATCAGACCTGCTCGCGTTCATCGTCGCGGGCAACGTCGCCCTGACCGGGTCGGGCAGCACCTGCTCGCAGGAAAACGACGTCGTGATCATCGCCGGCGCCAGCGGCACGAGCACCTTCACCTCCACCAACAAAGTCAACATGTACGGCGTCGTCATCACCGAACAATTGACCACGACCCAGAACCCGGACTTCTACCAGATCCCCAGCATCCTCCAGTACATGCCCTCGCCGGTCCAGACGGTGGCCACCTTTAATACGACGATGCCGGTCGTGGTCTGGCAGTGGAGGGAACTCGCCAACTGATCGCCGCGAGTTTGGAGACCAGCGCACGCGGTTAGAGGGGCGCGTCCGGGGTAATCCGCACGGGCAGGCCGTCACCCCAGCCGTACTTCTCACGGGCGCGCTGCTGCGCTCGCTCCCATTCCGCCGCGTCGGCGGCGGGATCCAGCGCGCGGGCGGACGCGCCGAACTCGCGGTCCCCGAGGCGGACGCGGACGCGCGGGTCCTTCGCGATGTTCTTGACCCACTGGGCGTTGTGGAAGTGCTCGGCCAGGATATAGAGGGTCCCGTCCGAGGCGACGAACCAGATCTCAATCTCCCGCGGCAGGCCGGTGACGCGGCCCGTGGTGGTCACGTAGAGGTACGGGAGCCTCGACAGCGAGTCGCGATCCGGCATGCTCACCCGGCATGGAAGGCGGAGACCAACCGCTCCCAGCCCTCGCGCTCGGCCGGCGTGAACGGCCAGTAAGAGGCCACGCGATCCAGCAACCCGTCGTAGCGCGCCCGGAGCGCGTGGCCAATCTCCTCGTAGGACCCCCGCAGCACCACCGCCTCCACGACCTCGTCTGGGAGCTGCCCGCCCAGGTCCTCCATGCGCCGCTCCCGCACCAGCCGGTGGAGCCGATCCGCCACATCGGCGTAACCCAGGATGTCCAGCATCGGCCGGTACGTCGGGGTCGACCCATAGAACGCCATTCGAGCGCGCGCCCTCGCGACCGCGGCGTCGACCTCGGCCGGGGTGTTCCCGGGCGCGAGGAACACCGGCGCGAAGAGCTGCACGTCGCCGCGAGAGCGTCCGGACCGGGCCAGCCCCGCGGCGAGGCTCGGAAGCACCACCTCGCGGAGATACTTCACAGAATGCAGGGGATGCACGACGAACCCGTCCCCGATCTCTCCCGCAAGCTGGGAAAGAAGGCGGCCGACGCCGGCGATGAAGATCGGGATCCGGGAATACGGGTGCGGCCCCGGGTCGAAGAACGGTCCCATCAGGTTGATCTTGTAGTACGTTCCCTCGACCCGGAGGGGCGCGCCTTCTTGCCACGTGCGCCACGCCGCGCGAAGCACCGCCACATACTCGCGCAGCTTGGGGACCGGTGGATCCCAGGTCATGCCGAACCGGCGCTCGATATGGGCCCGCACTTGAGTGCCGAGCCCCAGGATGAATCGCCCTCCGGACAAACGCGCCAGATCCCATGCCGTCTGCGCGACGACCATCGGGCTTCGTGCGAAGGCGACGGCGACCCCGGTTCCGAGCTCGAGCCGGTTCGTGTGAAGCGCGGCCATCGTCAGCGTGACAAAGGGATTGTGCTTGGTGTCGTTGGCCCACATGCACGCGAACCCGGCCTCTTCGGCGGCGCGGGCGACGTCTGGGACTTCCCGCAGCGCGTCCATCGCCAGGGCGCAGTCTAGTTGCACTCCCTTCCCTCCATTCCGTGGCCCGCCAGATGCGGAGGCCGGATTCCCCGCTACATGGCGAAAACCCTCGAAAAAACGCGTGCGGATGCGACTACCACGATCATCTCGCCAAGTCCAACTGATACGTACATACGTTCGTGATACTTGGCGTTGAATGCGTACTAGTGTTCGATATAATGAGATCTGACGGAGAGGACTGGGGGCTGAGCTATGGGGCGCAAGATCACCGACCGGCAGCGTCAGGTTCTCGAATACCTCGTCAATGAAGTAAAAACCAAGGGCTACGCCCCATCTATAAGAGAGATTGGGCTCGCTCTGGGCCTTCGCTCGCCATCGACTGTGCACCAGCACCTGACGGCCCTTGAGCAAAAGGGCTGCATCCGGCGTCACGGGGAGCGGATGCGTGCGCTCGAAGTCGTCGACAAGTCGCTGGTCCAAAACGGAGACGGCGTTGTCCTGCCGCTTATCGGGCGGGTCTCCGCCGGGCGGCCTACCCTCGCCGAAGAGCAGATACAGGAATATGTCGCGGTACCGCCGCGGTTCTTTGGTGATGTACGGGG
Coding sequences within it:
- the lexA gene encoding transcriptional repressor LexA, coding for MGRKITDRQRQVLEYLVNEVKTKGYAPSIREIGLALGLRSPSTVHQHLTALEQKGCIRRHGERMRALEVVDKSLVQNGDGVVLPLIGRVSAGRPTLAEEQIQEYVAVPPRFFGDVRGCFLLRVKGDSMTGAGILPGDLVIVRPQAHAAPGDIVVALLDEEATVKRLTVIGGRPALNPENPAYRPIFDEFSVLGHVVGTLRTYEEVRGWA
- a CDS encoding nitroreductase family deazaflavin-dependent oxidoreductase; protein product: MPDRDSLSRLPYLYVTTTGRVTGLPREIEIWFVASDGTLYILAEHFHNAQWVKNIAKDPRVRVRLGDREFGASARALDPAADAAEWERAQQRAREKYGWGDGLPVRITPDAPL
- a CDS encoding TIGR03617 family F420-dependent LLM class oxidoreductase; this encodes MQLDCALAMDALREVPDVARAAEEAGFACMWANDTKHNPFVTLTMAALHTNRLELGTGVAVAFARSPMVVAQTAWDLARLSGGRFILGLGTQVRAHIERRFGMTWDPPVPKLREYVAVLRAAWRTWQEGAPLRVEGTYYKINLMGPFFDPGPHPYSRIPIFIAGVGRLLSQLAGEIGDGFVVHPLHSVKYLREVVLPSLAAGLARSGRSRGDVQLFAPVFLAPGNTPAEVDAAVARARARMAFYGSTPTYRPMLDILGYADVADRLHRLVRERRMEDLGGQLPDEVVEAVVLRGSYEEIGHALRARYDGLLDRVASYWPFTPAEREGWERLVSAFHAG